Within the Leptotrichia sp. oral taxon 498 genome, the region AAAAATACTATAAGCTTGCGATAATGGGAAGAACTGGAAAGCAAAATCCAAGACTTGCTGAAGATTGGCTTTTGTGGGCAGACGAAGAATCAATTATAAAAATTATGAAAAATACTTATGAATATGTTGACAAATATATAGATAGAAGTCTTCCAAAAGAGCATATCGGTTATATCGTTGACAGAACTGGCTTTGATGAATTTAAGAAATGGGTTCTAAAAGATGTAAACTTACCTGAAGAAGCCATTATGATTGATAGAATTTACTGGGGAAATAGCATAAAATATCCTGGAATTAAATAATTTTTTGTAAAAAAATAATAAACTTGAAAAGAAAATAATAATTTGATACTATTTAACAAAAGAATAGTATCATTTTTATTTAATTTAATTAAAAAAAGGAGTAAAGAAATTGATAGAAGAAAATATAAAAAATGCGAAAGAAATACTTGAAAAAATGAATCCAAATCAAAAAATTAATTATCACACAATTTTGGGGAAATTAATAGATGATTGGAAAAAAAATGAAATCCGACCGAAAATATTGGTTCATAGTTGTTGTGCGCCGTGCAGCACCTATGTTTTGGAGTTTCTTACGCAATATGCCGATGTTACCGTACTTTTCGCCAATAACAACATTCATCCCCGAGCTGAGTATGAAAAAAGAGCTTTGGTGCAGAAGGAATTTATTGACAAATTTAATAAGAAAACTGGAAATAATGTTGGATTTATTGAAGAAGAGTATAAACCTGCTGATTTTTATCGTGCTGTAAAAGGTCTGGAAAATGAAAAAGAAGGAGGAAAAAGATGTACAATTTGCTTTCAAATGAGACTTGATATAGTGGCTAAAAAAGCGCAGAAACTGGGATTTGACTACTTTGGGAGCGCTTTGACACTGAGTCCACATAAAAATAGTCAGCTTATAAATACTTTGGGGCTAGAAATTCAAGAAATTTTTGATGTAAAATATTTGCCAGCGGATTTTAAGAAAAATAACGGCTACAAGCGTTCAGTTGACATGTGTGCTGAATATGATATTTACAGACAATGTTACTGCGGCTGTGTATTTGCAGCACTAGATCAAGGAATTGATTTAAATGAATATAAATAGATATTAAAAATAAAAAAACTCATTAATAGACGACCGATAATCATTTTAATGAGTTTAATTTTTTAAATTAAATTATTTAAAATGCTGTAACTGTTGCAAGAAATCCAAAAATAACTCCTGGTAAATTTGCTGCTGACAACGGATAATCTTTTTTTTCTTTTAAAAGTCCATAACTTGTCCAAATAGCACAGTTAACTGTTGCAGCTAATGGTTGTAGGAAAAATGTTTTATGTCCATGTAAATTTCCCATTATTTGCGGAACATAAGATACATACATTATTACAGAAAGTAATGTTCCGAGCCATCCTAAAATTTTTAGATTTTTTTCAGTCATCTTTTTTCCTTCTTTCTTTAACACTCTAGTTTTTTATTTTTTCTATAATTATATAATTATAAAATGTTGAGTATTAATCTTTATATTTTTATTTATTCAATAATTATACTACTTTTTATTTAAAAATTCAAGTAAACTTTTATATTTTTAGTAAAATTAAAATCAGAATTTTTCTAAATAAAAGAAAAAAATTATAAAAGTATAACTTAATTCAAAGTAAGATTGTGGTATAATATCAAAACGAAAAAATTTTTAAATATTAAAGTTAAATATTAAAATTTAAATTTTAGCAATAAAAGTTGCTAGTTTTTTTTATTTTAAGAAAAAAATTAAGAGAAAATGTACTTTCAAAAATTAAAAAAAACTTTTGAAGTATTGAGAAAGGAAGGAATATGATAAAGACACTGTTCTCACATATTGGTGAATATAAAAAAGTACTTTAATTGCGCCAATTTTCATTGCGCTAGAAGCTATTCTGGAAATGCTTATACCGACACTTATGGCTTCAATCATTGATTTAGGATTAAACAAGGGAGATATGAGCTTTACTGTAAAAGTTGGATCATTTACGCTAGTTATTGCGATGGTTTCGCTTACAGCTGGAATTTTGGCGGGAAGATATGCGTCACATGCTTCTGCTGGGTTTGCTAAAAATTTGAGATGGGCGATGTTTAATAAAATACAGCAATATTCATTTACAAATATTGATAAGTTCTCCACAGCTGGACTTATCACAAGATTTACAACCGATGTAAATAATATTCAAATGTCATTTCAACTTTTGATAAGAGCATTTTGCAGAGCACCAGTTATGCTTGTTGTAGCGATGTTTATGTCGTTTCTAATAAGTCCAAAACTTTCAGTTATATTTTTAATTGCAATTATATTTTTAAGCTGCGTTTTGGCATTTATAATGTTTGGAGTTCATCCTTATTTCTCTCGTGCGATTAGAAAATATGATGATTTGAACATAAATTTGCAGGAAAATATAAACGGAATTAGAGTTGTAAAATCTTTTATTCGAGAAAAGTATGAAACAAATAAATTTAAAAAAGCTACAAAAGAATTAAAAGAGTTGATGTTAAAAGGGGAACGAATGATAGTTTTTATTGCACCAGCAATGCAGTTAACAATATTTTCATGCATTTTATTATTATCTTGGTTAGGAGCAAAAATGATTGTTGTAGGAGATTTGACAACTGGACAGCTGACAAGTTTATTTGCGTATACAACAAACATTTTGATGAGCCTGCTTATGATGGCTATGGTTATGGTGAATATCGTTTTATCTCGTGAATCAGGGGAACGAATAGCACTTGTATTAAATGAAGAGTCAAGCATAAAAAATCCGCAAAATCCCATAAAACAAGTTAAAAATGGAGATATTGAGTTTAAAAATGTAAACTTTAGCTATAGCAATAATCCTGAAATATTAAATTTGGAAAATATTAATTTAAAGATAAATTCTGGACAGACCATTGGAATAATCGGCGGAACGGGAAGTTCAAAGTCGGCACTTGTTCAGCTTATTCCAAGACTTTATGATGTGATAAGCGGAGAAGTTCTTGTAAGTGGTAAAGATGTTAGAAATTATGATATAAAGACGCTTCGTGACAATGTAGCGATGGTTTTACAAAAAAATGTTCTTTTTTCTGGAACAATAAAAGAAAATCTTCGTTGGGGAAATAAAAATTCAACGGACAGTCAAATTGAGCATGTGTGTAAATTGGCACAAGCTGATGAATTTATCCAAAAGTTTCCTGATAAATACGATACTTATATAGAGCGTGGCGGGACAAATGTTTCTGGTGGACAGAGACAAAGACTTTGTATCGCAAGAGCATTGCTTAAAAATCCTAAAATATTAATTTTAGATGATTCAACAAGCGCAGTTGACACGAAAACGGATAAATTAATAAGAAATGCGTTTAAAAATGAAATTCCACATATTACAAAAATAATTATCGGACAAAGAATTTCATCAATAATTGATTCAGATAAAATCATTGTCATGAATGAAGGAAAAATCGTAAATTTTGGAACACACGAAGAATTGATTAAATCTAGTCAAATTTACCGAGAAATTTACGAATCACAGACAGAAGGGAGTGAAAAATAATGAAAAAAATTGAGAAAAAAATAAAAAAGAAAAAAAAGAAAGAAAAGAAGAACTTGAAGAAAAGAAAAGAATTCAAAAAAATCTCAAATAAAAGGTTTACTCAGACTTTTAAAATATATGTTTGAGCACAATAAAATTTTGACTGTATTAGTTATAATATTCATTTTATTAAGCACCCTTGGAATGGTTCGTGGGACAATGTTTACAAAAGAGCTGATGGACAATTTTATCGTGCCAAGCGTAAAACAATATAAATTGCATAAAAGTATTGATTATTCACTTCTTTTGGCGATTATTTCCAAAATGATAGCAGTTTATGGATTTGCAGTCATTTGTTCATACATTTATGGACTTATGATGATTTATATCGCTCAAGGAACGCTAAAAAGTTTAAGAGATGATGTTTTTGTCAATATGGAAAGTTTGCCAATAAAATTTTTTGACACAAATGCACATGGGGATATTATGAGTGTTTATTCAACTGATATTGACACTTTAAGAGCGATGATGGTGGAGAGCTTGTCACAGGTAATTTCATCAATTGTCACAATTATTGGAGTTTTAATTTCTATGTTTATTTTAAATGTGCCACTTACTTTTTTTGTCGTTTTTATGATAATCGTAATGATTTTTACGACAAAAGCGATTTCTAAAAGAAGTTCAAAAAATTATGTCGCACAGCAAAAAAATATTGGAGCTGTAAACGGATATGTTGAAGAAATAATCGAAGGATTGCGGGTTGTAAAAGTTTTTTCGTATGAAGAAGAAGCGAACAAAAATTTTGAAAAGTATAATGAAGAATTATTTAAAAGTGCCGACAAAGCGATGAAATATGCCAATATATTGGGACCTGCGGTGGGAAATTTGGGAAATATTAATTTTGTGTTGACTGCCGTTATTGGTTCAATAATTGTGTATAACAACATTGCGGGATTCACCCTTGGCGGATTAGTTTCATTTTTGCAGTTTATAAAAGTGATTAATCAGCCAGTTTCTCAAATTGCACAGCAGCTAACTTCAGTTATATTGGCGGCAGCTGGGGCACAGAGAGTATTTGAGCTATTGGATCAAGTTTCTGAAAAAGATGAAGGTTATGTAAAATTGATAAATGTGAAAATTGATGAACACGGAAATATTACAGAAGTAAAAGAACATACTGGAAAATGGGCTTGGAAACACCTTCATTCAGATGGAACAGTAACTTATACAAAACTTCTGGGAGATGTTGTCTTTGAAAATGTAACTTTTGGTTATAATGAAAATAAAACAGTACTTCACAATATAAATTTATTTGCAAAGCCAGGGCAGAAAATAGCGTTTGTTGGAGCGACAGGAGCTGGGAAAACTACGATTACAAATTTAATAAATAAGTTTTATGATATTAATTCTGGAAAAATTCGTTACGATGGAATAAATATTGATAAAATTCATAAGTCAGATTTACGAGCTTCACTTGGAATAGTTTTACAAGATACAAATTTATTTTCTGGAACGGTTGCTGATAACATACGATATGGTAAATTAGATGCGACAGATGAAGAAGTGAGAGCCGCAGCAAAATTAGCAAATGCGGATTATTTCATAACTCATTTGCCAAATGGCTACAACACAGTCTTAAGTGGAAATGGTGCAAGTCTTTCTCAGGGGCAAAGACAACTTTTGTCAATAGCAAGAGCAGCGATTGCCGATCCGCCAGTATTGATTTTGGATGAAGCGACTTCCAGCATTGACACAAGAACGGAAAAAATTGTGCAAGATGGAATGGATAAATTAATGGAAGGAAGAACGGTATTTGTAATTGCGCACAGATTATCAACAATAAAAAATTCAGATGTTATAATGGTTTTGGATCAAGGAAAAATAATAGAGCGAGGAAATCATGAGGAATTAATTGCACAAAAAGGAACTTATTATCAATTATATACAGGTGGCTTTGAAAATCAGTAATTAATTTTAAAATAAATAAATTTTGAAATTTAAAAAGAAGAAGTTTTGAATTTCTTCTTTTTTATTTTATTTAAAAATTTAAATTATTTTTATAAAAGAAACTTTTTTATTTTAAATTAAAAATCTTAAATTTATTATCGGACATTAAATTTTTTATAATTAGACAATCTATCTAACAAAAAAATTAACACTTTGAAAAAATCATTTTTTGTTGTATAATTAAAACGTTCATTATTTTTTATTTTATTAAATAAAAATATTGTAACTTTAAGTAATGAAAATATTTTTGATTGTCATACAAAATAATAATAAATAAAAAATTGGAGATTTTATGAAAAATATAATTTTTACTATTTTGAAAATATTTGTTATTTTAATTTTTGTAGCATTTATTTTGGAAGAATATTTTGTGATAAAAGAGTATAAAAATGATGATAAATTAATTTATAAAAATAAAAAAATAGATTATGTAATCATTCTGGGAGCTAGAGTTTATGGTGAAAAACCAAGTGAGTCACTTGTAGAGAGAATTAAAAAAGCTAGTGAGTTCTTACAGAAAAATAATTCGGTAAAGGTAATAGCAACTGGAGGAAAAGGGTCGAATGAAAAAATTTCGGAAGCACTAGCGATTAAAAGGGAACTTTTGAAATTGGGAATTTCGGAAGAAAGAATTATTTTGGAAGATAAATCTCGAAACACCATTCAAAATTTTGAATTTTCACTTAAAAAAATAAAAGAAGATAATCCACAAAAAAATAAAAAAAATATTTTGATTGTGACAAATAACTATCATATTTTTAGAGCGAAAAATATTGCAAAGTCTTTGGGATATGAAAAAGAAGGATATAAATTTTACGGATTACCAGCCAAGACTCCTTTGATTTTTATTCCAAAATCACATTTCAGAGAATTTTTGTCAAATATAAAATTTTTTATTTGGGATAAAAAATAAAAATGTTGTGAAAATTAAAAAAATATTATATAATTAATTAACAAGTCAAAAACGAAAGGATTAAAAAAATATGAAAAAATTAATGATATTTTTAATTGCGGGACTTAGTTTACAATCTTTTGCAAAAGTAAATGCCGGTGCTAATGTTATAGACAAGCCTCAGAATGAATTGACAAAAATTAACTCTTGCGAATTTTTAAACAAATCAGATGACCTTTTGAAAAGAGTGATTTCTCAAATAAAATCGGGAAATAAAGCTAATGAAATTTTTTGTGATTCTGATGGGACAAAAATGGTATATTATTTACTGCAAAATGGGAATTATGACCTGAATATAGGTATTGCAATTAAAGTTGATAACAATACGACAAATTCTGAATTTAAAGAAACTTTTTATAAAAAACTGGATGAATATAAAAATCTTTTGAAAACAATAAATACAGCAAAAATAAAAAAAGAAAATCTGCCAGATAGTGAAGTTGTGAGATTTTACGGACAAATAGATGAAAATAAATTTTTTGTAATTGGTAAATTGGTTTATGATATGAAAACGAAAACATACAGAGTAGTGGGAAGTACGCAAGGAAAAGAGTTGTTTGACAGAATATCTTTGTTTGACCGATTGGATTCTGTGACTTACAGTGATGAAATTTATTTTTAAAAAATAAGCGTTAAGGAGAAAAGTATGAAAAGAATTAGAAAAGCTGTTATTCCTGCAGCAGGTCTTGGGACTAGAGTATTACCTGCAACAAAAGCACAGCCGAAAGAAATGTTGTCAATCGTTGACAAACCGGCGCTTCAGTATCTAGTTGAAGAATTAGTGGAATCTGGAATTGAAGAAATTTTAATTATTACAGGTCGGAATAAAGTTTCGATTGAAAACCATTTTGACTACTCTTTTGAATTAGAAAAGACATTGGAAGAAAATGGTAAATTAGAATTGCTCAAAGAAGTGAATAAAATTTCCGAAATGTCCAATATTTATTATGTAAGACAGAAAAAACCGCTTGGACTAGGTCATGCAATAAGTTGTGCCGAAGCATTTGTTGGAAATGAACCATTTGTCGTACTTTTGGGAGATGATATCATTTATACAGATAAATCAAAAGGAGAAGTTCCTGTAACAAAGCAATTAATTGAAAAGTACAGTGAATTAGATGGAGGAAATATTTTAGGAGTACAGGAAGTTTTACAAAAAAATGTTTCTAAATATGGAATCATAAAACCGAAAAATCAAATTGACGCAAAAACTGTGATGGTGGAAGATTTTATTGAAAAACCTTCAATTGAAGAAGCACCAAGCAGAATGGCAGCTCTGGGACGATATGTTTTAGAGCCTGAAATATTTTCGTATTTAAAAAACACAAAACCTGGAAAAGGTGGAGAGATTCAATTAACCGATGCTATTTTAGCAATGAAAAAAGATAAGGACAGGTTATACGCTTACAATTTTGAGGGAAATAGATATGATACTGGAGATAAATTTGGAATGTTTGTAGCAAATGTTGAATTTGGACTTAGACATCCTGAATTAAAAGATAGAGCAAAAGAATATCTGAAAGAATTGGCAAAAAAATTGTGAATTTTTGAAAAAATTAAATAAAAAATAAAGGAGAATCTTAAGTTAAGGTTCTTTTTTTATAAAAAATAGAGATAATACCTATACAGATATTATCTCCTCCAAAGTCTTAATTTTAATTTTCAATTCTACAATTTGAAAATTATATTGATTTTTCTGATTGATTTACAAGTAACAGAAAACTTGCTATAAATATTATGTAAAAAATAAATTTTAAATTAAATACAAATTGTTGACTTTTTAACTAAACGGATTAATTGCCCATCTAAATGTTTTGTTGTAAAAACTACTGTCTAAACTAGAAACCATTACTTTTCTACCTCCAGAAGAAGCATGAATAAATTGGCTATTTCCCATATAAATTCCTACATGTGAAATTCTACCTTTTCCAGTTGTTTCGAAAAATACTAAATCACCTTTTTTCATGTTCATTGATGAAATTCTTGGTTTATATGCGGCTTGTGAACTTGAAACTCTAGGTAAGTCTACATTAGCAGCTTTTTTGAAAACATAACCAACGAAGCCAGAACAATCAAATGTATTTGGTCCTGTAGCACCCCATACATATGGCGAACCTAATTTAGTTTGTGCAAAACTGATAACTTTATCTCTTACTGCATTTGAAGTAGGATTAGCATAGCTATTATAACTATTCGCAGGTTCCACCTCTCTTTTTATAGTCAAATCAGTATTTTTGTAATGATTCTTGATTGTACTTTCTAAGTCTGCAAAAGATACTGCAGAAATAAGCAAAGCTCCAGCTAGTATCAATATTTTTTTCATTGTAACCTCCTATCTACCTTTGAACTTTGGTATACACATTATAGCAAGGCACACTTTTTATATTGTTTGATAAATTATATTTTTATCTTAGAAAAATGGCAAAAAAATCAGAAAAATTTCGATAAAACATTGATTATTAAAGGTTTTTTATCAAATATAAAAAAATTTAAAAAAATTATTAATTTTTAAAAAAATTCAAGAAAATCAATAAAAAAATTATCTTTTAAAGACTTATTTAAAAGATTTGTTTAAAATAATATTGACAAATTAACTTCCAATATTGTATTATTTAAGTGTGAAAAAGAAAATTAAAAGACGGGAGAGAAAAAAGAATGAGTAAATATTTTGAAACGATAAATTTTTGGATTGAAAATTTATTGGATTCTACGGAAAATTATATGATTGAAAGCAGTGAGAAAGGTAGACATATTGATGTTACAATTAATGTGATAAAAGAAGATATGGGAAAAGTTATCGGAAAAAATGGAAGAATTATCACGGCTCTTCGTGTTCTCATTTCTTCAATTGCCAAAAAAGACAAGAGATCTGTAAAAATTGAAATAAAAGAGATGTAAGGGAAAAATTTATGAAGAGTTTTAAACTTAGAATATATTATTATGATACTGATAAAATGGGAGTTGTTTATCACTCAAATTATTTGAAATGGATGGAAATTGCAAGAACTGAATATTTTAGAGATATTTTACCCTATAAGAACATAGAAAATATGGGATTTATTTTGCCAGTCAAGTCTCTTAATATCGAATATATTGACTCGGCTAAATATGACGATGAAATTGAAATTTTTGTAAAAATTGAAGAAATCAATAGTATAAAAATAAAATTTTACTATGAAATGTATGACTCTAATAAAGTTTTAAAAGCAAAAGCACGAACAGTAAATGTATTTGTAGATAAAAATGGAAAATTAAAAAGAATTTCAAAAGAGATGTTAGAAATTTTAAAAAAATAAATTTTATTAAAATACAATAAAAAATTTTTGAGAAAGAGGATTTTTAGATGAAATTAGTTATCGGAAATGATCACGCAGGAGTGGAATTTAAAGAAAAATTGGTAAAGGCGCTCAAAGGAAGAGGACACGAGATTATTAATGTTGGAACGGATTCATTGGAATCGGTTGATTATCCAGATATTGCAGCACTTGTAGGTGAAAAAGTTTTAGACGGGAAAGCTGAATACGGGATACTTATCTGTGGAACAGGGATTGGAATTTCAATTGCAGCAAATAAAATTAAAGGAATCAGAGCAGCACTTGTTCACAATGAATTTACAGCAAGACTTGCTAGACTTCACAACGATGCGAATGTCATTGCATTGGGAGCCAGAGTAATTGGAGATGAATTGGGACTTGCATGTGTTGAAACATTTATAAATACTGAATTTGAAGGTGGAAGACATGCTAGAAGAGTCGATAAAATAGAAAGATAATTTTAATTTAATTAAAAAATAAAGTTAAATGAAACTTACAAAAAAAATAATTTAGGCAGATTAGATGGAGATAAAAGAGATAACAGTAGAATAAATATAGAAAGGATAAAAAAAGTTATGTCAACAATTTTTAAAAAAATAATAGATAAAGAAATACCAGCAAATATAGTTTATGAAGATGATGATTTTTTGGCTTTTTATGATATTCAGCCACAAGCTAAAGTTCATGTCATTGTGATACCTAAAAAAGAAATTAAGAATTTAGATGAAGCGACTGAAGAAGATGTGCTGGTACTAGGAAAATTGCAATTGACAATTGCAAAAATTGCTCGTAAATTGGGAATTTCTAAGGATGGTTACAGAGTTATTACAAATATAAATGAAAATGGTGGACAAACAGTTTTTCATATGCATTATCATATTTTAGGTGGAGAAAAATTACCAGAAAACTTTAAATAATGAAGATAAATAAAAAAATTTAAAGATTTTATATAATTTAACTATAAAGAATTTAATTATGAAGAAAAAAAGAGAAAGAGAAAATAAATTTAATGAAAGATATAATAGCAAGTTCAGATAATAAGTTTTATAAATTGTTAAAAAAGTTGGATAAAAAAAAGTATAGAGATGAAAACAGTATTTTTAAAGCTGAAGGTGAAAAATTTTTAGGCGAAAATATAAATTTTAATAAAATTATTGTGAAAGAATCAAAATTTGAATATTTTGAAAAAAAATATAATATTTCTCAAAATGAAAATTTGACAATTTTAAAAGATAATTTATTTGACGAAGTTTCAACACAGGAAAATAGTCAAGGAATAATTTTTTTGTACTCCAAAAATTTGAATACGATTTTAGATATAAAAGGTGACGTTGTAATTTTAGATGATATTCAAGATCCTGGAAACGTTGGAACAATTATTAGAACAATGATTGCAACGGGTTTTTATAACTTAGTTCTTACGAAAGGTTCGGTGGATGTCTATAATCCAAAAACTGTGAGAGCGACTATGAGCGGGATTTTCAAATTAAATGTCATTTATGAAATGCCTAAAAATATTGTAAAATTTTTGAAAGAAAATAATTATTTGACAATTTCAACAGCATTGTATAAAGATTCTGTTTCATATGAGAAAATAGAATTAAAGGAAAAAAATGCTTTTATTTTTGGGCATGAAGGTGGTGGAGTTTCAGATTATATGATAAATAATTCGGATATAAAAGCAATAATTCCTATATATGGAAATATTGAATCCCTTAATGTAAGTGTTGCGGCTGGAGTTTTTTTATATAAAATGAAGGAAAAAATTATTGGCAAAAAATAAGAAAAATATCACAGTCATTGTCATTAAATTGATTGTGATTTTTTTAGTAAATTTCAAATAATTTTATTTTTTATAAATAAAAAATTATTAAAATAAATTTTTTTGAAATTTTGTAAAAATATAAAAATTATTGAAATAAAGTAAAATTATTTAATAAATTTTCAAAATAACTTGAAAGAACAATGGAATTTTGGTAAAATAAGAATTATATGTAATATTGTAATATTTTAGTAAAAATTTTAAAAGCAAAAAGAGTTTTGAAAAAATTTCTTGTTGAAATTAACTTTTAAAAATGTTACCATAAATAAAAATGGTAAAAATTTTATAAAATAAAAAGCATAGGAGGTAAAAATTTTGAAAAAAGTTTTGATGATAATATCAATATTAGCATTTGCAAGTCTTTTAAATGCAAATAATAATGATTCTTCAAAAGATGTTAAAAAGCCAGTTGAAATTATAATAAATAATGGCGCAAGTAATAATGGAAACTCAAATCCAAATCCAAATCCAGTTAGAAGCGGAAATCAGACAATTAGAAACTCAATAGGAAATATTACGATAAATTCTGACTACACTTCGGAAGGGCAAAATTATAGACAAAGATTTATAATTCTTCACTATACAGCAATTGGAAAGGAAGGTTCGCTTAAAACTTTGACAAAAGAGGAAGTGAGCGCACATTACTTAGTTTCTGACCAAAAAAATGATCCAGTTTATTATTTAGTTGATGAAAGCAAAAGAGCTTGGCACGCAGGAGCCAGTGAATGGAAAACAACTAAAAATCTAAATGATAGTTCAGTTGGAATTGAAATTGTAAATGA harbors:
- a CDS encoding epoxyqueuosine reductase QueH translates to MNPNQKINYHTILGKLIDDWKKNEIRPKILVHSCCAPCSTYVLEFLTQYADVTVLFANNNIHPRAEYEKRALVQKEFIDKFNKKTGNNVGFIEEEYKPADFYRAVKGLENEKEGGKRCTICFQMRLDIVAKKAQKLGFDYFGSALTLSPHKNSQLINTLGLEIQEIFDVKYLPADFKKNNGYKRSVDMCAEYDIYRQCYCGCVFAALDQGIDLNEYK
- a CDS encoding SemiSWEET family transporter, which encodes MTEKNLKILGWLGTLLSVIMYVSYVPQIMGNLHGHKTFFLQPLAATVNCAIWTSYGLLKEKKDYPLSAANLPGVIFGFLATVTAF
- a CDS encoding ABC transporter ATP-binding protein gives rise to the protein MLIPTLMASIIDLGLNKGDMSFTVKVGSFTLVIAMVSLTAGILAGRYASHASAGFAKNLRWAMFNKIQQYSFTNIDKFSTAGLITRFTTDVNNIQMSFQLLIRAFCRAPVMLVVAMFMSFLISPKLSVIFLIAIIFLSCVLAFIMFGVHPYFSRAIRKYDDLNINLQENINGIRVVKSFIREKYETNKFKKATKELKELMLKGERMIVFIAPAMQLTIFSCILLLSWLGAKMIVVGDLTTGQLTSLFAYTTNILMSLLMMAMVMVNIVLSRESGERIALVLNEESSIKNPQNPIKQVKNGDIEFKNVNFSYSNNPEILNLENINLKINSGQTIGIIGGTGSSKSALVQLIPRLYDVISGEVLVSGKDVRNYDIKTLRDNVAMVLQKNVLFSGTIKENLRWGNKNSTDSQIEHVCKLAQADEFIQKFPDKYDTYIERGGTNVSGGQRQRLCIARALLKNPKILILDDSTSAVDTKTDKLIRNAFKNEIPHITKIIIGQRISSIIDSDKIIVMNEGKIVNFGTHEELIKSSQIYREIYESQTEGSEK
- a CDS encoding ABC transporter ATP-binding protein, with product MFEHNKILTVLVIIFILLSTLGMVRGTMFTKELMDNFIVPSVKQYKLHKSIDYSLLLAIISKMIAVYGFAVICSYIYGLMMIYIAQGTLKSLRDDVFVNMESLPIKFFDTNAHGDIMSVYSTDIDTLRAMMVESLSQVISSIVTIIGVLISMFILNVPLTFFVVFMIIVMIFTTKAISKRSSKNYVAQQKNIGAVNGYVEEIIEGLRVVKVFSYEEEANKNFEKYNEELFKSADKAMKYANILGPAVGNLGNINFVLTAVIGSIIVYNNIAGFTLGGLVSFLQFIKVINQPVSQIAQQLTSVILAAAGAQRVFELLDQVSEKDEGYVKLINVKIDEHGNITEVKEHTGKWAWKHLHSDGTVTYTKLLGDVVFENVTFGYNENKTVLHNINLFAKPGQKIAFVGATGAGKTTITNLINKFYDINSGKIRYDGINIDKIHKSDLRASLGIVLQDTNLFSGTVADNIRYGKLDATDEEVRAAAKLANADYFITHLPNGYNTVLSGNGASLSQGQRQLLSIARAAIADPPVLILDEATSSIDTRTEKIVQDGMDKLMEGRTVFVIAHRLSTIKNSDVIMVLDQGKIIERGNHEELIAQKGTYYQLYTGGFENQ
- a CDS encoding YdcF family protein, whose translation is MKNIIFTILKIFVILIFVAFILEEYFVIKEYKNDDKLIYKNKKIDYVIILGARVYGEKPSESLVERIKKASEFLQKNNSVKVIATGGKGSNEKISEALAIKRELLKLGISEERIILEDKSRNTIQNFEFSLKKIKEDNPQKNKKNILIVTNNYHIFRAKNIAKSLGYEKEGYKFYGLPAKTPLIFIPKSHFREFLSNIKFFIWDKK
- the galU gene encoding UTP--glucose-1-phosphate uridylyltransferase GalU yields the protein MKRIRKAVIPAAGLGTRVLPATKAQPKEMLSIVDKPALQYLVEELVESGIEEILIITGRNKVSIENHFDYSFELEKTLEENGKLELLKEVNKISEMSNIYYVRQKKPLGLGHAISCAEAFVGNEPFVVLLGDDIIYTDKSKGEVPVTKQLIEKYSELDGGNILGVQEVLQKNVSKYGIIKPKNQIDAKTVMVEDFIEKPSIEEAPSRMAALGRYVLEPEIFSYLKNTKPGKGGEIQLTDAILAMKKDKDRLYAYNFEGNRYDTGDKFGMFVANVEFGLRHPELKDRAKEYLKELAKKL
- a CDS encoding C40 family peptidase, which codes for MKKILILAGALLISAVSFADLESTIKNHYKNTDLTIKREVEPANSYNSYANPTSNAVRDKVISFAQTKLGSPYVWGATGPNTFDCSGFVGYVFKKAANVDLPRVSSSQAAYKPRISSMNMKKGDLVFFETTGKGRISHVGIYMGNSQFIHASSGGRKVMVSSLDSSFYNKTFRWAINPFS
- a CDS encoding KH domain-containing protein, which produces MSKYFETINFWIENLLDSTENYMIESSEKGRHIDVTINVIKEDMGKVIGKNGRIITALRVLISSIAKKDKRSVKIEIKEM
- a CDS encoding acyl-CoA thioesterase produces the protein MKSFKLRIYYYDTDKMGVVYHSNYLKWMEIARTEYFRDILPYKNIENMGFILPVKSLNIEYIDSAKYDDEIEIFVKIEEINSIKIKFYYEMYDSNKVLKAKARTVNVFVDKNGKLKRISKEMLEILKK
- the rpiB gene encoding ribose 5-phosphate isomerase B, whose amino-acid sequence is MKLVIGNDHAGVEFKEKLVKALKGRGHEIINVGTDSLESVDYPDIAALVGEKVLDGKAEYGILICGTGIGISIAANKIKGIRAALVHNEFTARLARLHNDANVIALGARVIGDELGLACVETFINTEFEGGRHARRVDKIER
- a CDS encoding histidine triad nucleotide-binding protein, coding for MSTIFKKIIDKEIPANIVYEDDDFLAFYDIQPQAKVHVIVIPKKEIKNLDEATEEDVLVLGKLQLTIAKIARKLGISKDGYRVITNINENGGQTVFHMHYHILGGEKLPENFK
- a CDS encoding TrmH family RNA methyltransferase — protein: MKDIIASSDNKFYKLLKKLDKKKYRDENSIFKAEGEKFLGENINFNKIIVKESKFEYFEKKYNISQNENLTILKDNLFDEVSTQENSQGIIFLYSKNLNTILDIKGDVVILDDIQDPGNVGTIIRTMIATGFYNLVLTKGSVDVYNPKTVRATMSGIFKLNVIYEMPKNIVKFLKENNYLTISTALYKDSVSYEKIELKEKNAFIFGHEGGGVSDYMINNSDIKAIIPIYGNIESLNVSVAAGVFLYKMKEKIIGKK